The Phycisphaerae bacterium sequence CGGATCCACCGCCGCGTCGAGCTGCGGCTCCACAGCCGTCACTGCAATTCTCATGATTTCCTCATTCCTGCCGGCGGCGCGGGCACGCTCTGCCGCGCCCGCCGGCCGCCGCTCTGATCATGCGCCACTACGGCGTCGTCTGCTCGGCCTGCTGCGCGTTCAACTCTTCGATCCGGCGGCGCAACAGCTCGGCGTTCTGCTCCAAGCACTGGAGATCCGCCTGCAACATGCTTACCTGCTGCTCGCGCGTGGGCGCAGGCATGTCGTACGGCGCGAGGTACGGCGGAAACGCGCGCCACCCACGGCCGCGTCCCCCACGCTGCCAGCCCGTCAGGCCGGTCGTGTAGAAGCGGTGGCGCCAACCGCGCCCGCCGCCACCCCAGCCGCCGCCGCGCCCGCGCCCGAAGCCGTAGCCGGGGATGGGGTTCATATACCCAGGCATGTCGTAACCCGCGCAGTAACCGGCCGCGCGGCCGGTCCGTGGGCCTTGTCCGAGCGGTCCCGTGTGATCTCCACCAGGCATGTCATTACTCCTTCCAGCGCGCTGTGCAGCGCTCAACGTCCCCCGCGGTCTTGTCCGCGACCCTCACTACTCCGGTTGCGCCGGCCGCCGGGTGCGCGCCCCACGCGTCCACAGCCACCGGCCCCGCGCCAGCGGCGGCGTCTGCCCCCGCAACACCCCGGCATCAGAAACGCTCGCTCGTCGAGTCGATCGGTTGCGAACGCCTGCAAGACCTCTTCGACGGGGCCGCACGTCTGCGGGATGACGTGGATGCCAGCGGCGCAGAGCAATTCCTCGAGCGGCCGAGAGACGGCGCCGCAGATCAACACGTTCACGCCGTATTGCGACAGCTCGGCGGCGCGTCGGGCGATATCCTGCGAATGCAGGGGAACCGTCTGACGACGCACTTCGCGCGCCGCGTCGAGTTCGACGAGCACGACGGTCTGCGCCACGTCGAACACGGGCGAGACGCGGTCCGCGAGCACGGGGATCGCAACGTACATGACAACCGATACATGCACGGCGCGTACCAGCACGCGGACTGGCACCGATGAATGTGCATAATGCATTGCCAAAAAATTATTTACAGCTTTCCTCCGGGCAGGCTCCGAAGTTTCATAGCATTGCATTATGCAATCCCATTTTCCTGCGCACATTGCAGAATGCAATTCCCACCGTTCGTGGGGCCGGCGTGCGTGCATCGCGCTCGGACCCGATCTGGAAGCCGCCCAGTCGCCTCAGTATGCTGCACAGATCAGTGCGCTCGCGGCCCGGTGGCCTGGTGGATCGCCGCAGTCCCGCGGTTGGAGATTCGACATGGCTGAGCAGCGCGACGCCGCCGGAGGACTGACCCTCCACGCCATCGGCGTCATCCATAGTCCGCATGTGCGTCCCGAGCAGACGCCGATCCAGCCGGTCTTTGCGGAAGGTGTCCAAGGCTGGGCCGAGCTTTTGCCGGAATACGCCGCGGGCCTTGAGGATCTGGAGGGCTTCTCCCACCTCTGGTTGGTTTACTGGTTCCACCAGGCCGGCCCGGCGCGCCTGACCGTGCAGCCGTTCCTCCAGGATGCCACGCACGGCGTATTTGCCACCCGGGCCCCGACGCGGCCCAATCCCATCGGCTTGAGCTTGGTCCGCCTGGTTCGCCGCGCGGACTGTGTTCTACACATCGAGGACGTCGACATCCTCGACGGCACGCCGCTGCTCGATATCAAGCCCTATGTGCCCCGCTTCGATTACCGCGCCGATGCACGCACTGGCTGGCTGGAGGCGGTCGACGATCAGACGGCCCGCGTGCGCGGGCGCAGTCAGCTCCCCGCTGAGTGAGTTCGACGAGACAGCCGCCCGGTGCGTCGCGCGCGGGATTTGTCAGCCACCTCGCGCACGGCGTGATCGCGGCCCGGGCCCCGCGGAGTCCTGGACGCCGAGCTTCTGGAGCTTGCGAAACAGCGTGCTGGCATTGATGCCCAGCTCCCGCGCGGCGGCGGCCCGGTTGCCGTCGTGGCGCTGCAGCGCATCGTGGATGTGGATGGCTTCCAGCTCAGCCAGCGTGAGGGCCGTCTTCAGGCGGCGCGGCACTTTGCCGACCGCAACCTGCAGCGCCGCCGGCAGGCACTGCGGCTCGATCAGCCCGCCACGACACAACACGAACGCGTGCTCGATGATGTTCTCCAGCTCGCGCACATTGCCGGGGTAATCGTGGGCCATCAGAATCGCCAGGGCCGCATCCGAGACCCCCACAATGTCCTTGTTCTGCACGCGGTTGAAGCGCGTGATGAAGCGCTCGATGAGCAGCGGGATGTCCTCCCGGCGTTCCCGCAGCGGCGGCAAACGGAGGCGGACGACATTGAGGCGATAGTACAGGTCGTCCCGGAACTTCCCGCCGCGCACCAGCTCGTCCAGGTCACGATGCGTTGCCGCCACGACACGTACGTCAACTTGGACCGGCTCGACCGACCCGAGTGGCTCGTAGACGCGCTCCTGGAGCACGCGCAGGAGTCGTGTCTGCATGGCCGGAGAAACGTCTCCAATTTCGTCCAGAAAGAGCGTGCCGCGATCGGCAACCGCCAGCCGCCCCGGCTTGTCCCGTTTCGCATCCGTGAAAGCCCCCGCCTTGTAGCCAAACAGCTCGGATTCCAACAGCGTGTCGGGCAACGCGCCGCAATTCAGGGCGACAAAGCGGCGCTGGCTGCGCGGCGAAAGATTGTGAATCGCGCGGGCGACGAGTTCCTTGCCCGTGCCGCTCTCACCCTCGATCAACACCGTGCTGACGCTGTCGGCCACCTGCGGCAACAACTCGAAGAGCCGCTGCATCGCCGCGCTGCGCCCCACGAGGTCGGCGAACGTGTAGCGCCCCTCCAGCTCCTTGCGCAGTTCCTCAACCTGGCTCAGGTCGCGGAAAGTCTCCACGCCGCCGATCACACGCCCGCGCTCGTCCTTCAGCACGGCGGTCGAGACGCTGATCGGAATCCGCTCGCCGTCCGCTCTCAGGATGTAAACGGCCTTGTTCACCACCTGCCGGCCGGTCCGGTGCGTGCCCTTCAGCGCGCATTCAGTTTCGCAGATGCTCGCCCGGAAAACGTCGCAACAATGCCGGCCCAGCGCCTCCGCGCGCGTCACGCCGGTGATCCGCTCGGCCGCCGCGTTGAACGACGTGATCCGCCAGTCCAGGTCGACGGTGAACACGCCGTCCGCGATGGAGTCGAGGATGACCTGGTACGTGTTCGCGCGGGTCGCCGACTTCATTCGCTTCTTGGCAGCAGGCATACCTTGGCACTCGCGGGGAGCACCCGACCGTCGCATCCGCTCCCCGGTTTCCCGGGCGCTGTTCATCCTGAGATTCTACGCGAACGTGCGGGCACGAACGACCCGGAACCTGCCAGACGGCGACGGCGAATGTTGCGAAGATTCGAACAACGGCTTGCCGAGGGGCCGGTTCCACTGGGCCAGGCGCTCGCCGTCAACACCGATGGCAGCGTCCGTCGGGGTCTCGAGCACCACTTGCGTGGCGCGTGTGTCGCGGACGACCGGCTGGTCCGTGGCCCCACGGCTGGCCGGCAGCTTCACGGTGAAGCTCGATCCGGCACCGGCGCGTCTCACCACGCCGATGCGAGCGCCGACCTGCTCGACGACCGCGCGCACAATCGACCGCCGCAGTCCCGTGCCTGGAATTCGAGGCGTGATCACTGTCGCACCTCGCCAAAACGCATCACCGATCGGTGCGGAGACGGTGTTCCGTCCGCCGACCGCCACAGACTCGGGTCGATTCCGATCGGGCGGCGCTGAGTTTCATGTCGTAGGGTCGACTCTCAAGGGCAACGTGAGCACGGGGGGCACAACGGCATCGACAGCGCTGGTCACTGCTGGGCCCGCCCGGTCGCCCAACCTGGGGCGCGTCCGCTGTAGCGCCGCATCTTCCGGCCGCAACTCGCTTTCGACGGCCAGAAGCGGCAGCGCGTGGTCGGCGGGCCGCCCGTCGACCGCGCGCATCGGAACTGCGCTGGCCGGAGCAGTCACCTGCCGGCGGATGTCGCCGCGCAGCAGTCTCATTGCCCAACCCAAGGTGCGCCGGACGGTGCGCGACAGCCCCCACATGCCGATGAGTTGCACGAATGCGTCGGCGAAGTACAGCTTGCTCTTCGGCCGCACGACGGCGAGCAGGAACCGCAGCGGGTTATAGAAATACAGGTACACGGCCATGATGTTGAGTTGCTTGCGCCACGGCTGCCGGTGTTCCGACGCGACGACGTAGTTGGCATCCAGCATGTAGGGCTCGACGGGCCGGCCGCCGGCACTGGCGTAAACGCGCCCGGCACGATACGCACCTTCGTAGAATCGCGAACCGGTGGCCGGTGTCATCATCAACACTTGCAGGCTGATGGCGCCGGCCTTGCGGAGCAACCGAGCCTGGTTCAGCAGCCCGTACTCGCCACGCCGGGTGAACAGCGGCTGCTGGTCGTGGTGCATCATCATGGGCATCGGGCAGATACCGTGTCGCCGCAGCAGGCGAAATGCCTCGGTGGTCTTGTCCACGCTCTGGCCCTTGTTGACCAGCGTGGCGGTCATGTCCTCGACGCCCAGCCACAGGGCCCGCACACCGGCGGTCCGCACGGTCGGCAAATGGTCGCGGAGTTGAAGCGTGTCGTGGACCGTCACTTCGGTGCCCCAACGCAACTTCTTCCGAATGGGCACGCCATCGATTTCCGTCCGCGCCAACGTCTCGACGATGTCGAGAGTGCGCTGCTTGTGATTGAAGAAGTTGTCATCGGCGCCGAAAAAGTACCGAAGCCCGTACTCGCGATGCAGTCGCGCGAATTCATCGGCCACGCGCGCGCCGCTTTTCACCCGGTGCTGCCGCTGGTTGTACGCGGGGATCGGGCAATAAGGGCAATTGAACTTACAGCCAAACGTGAGGACCAGCGAGGCAATCGGGCTGTGGCGACGCACCTGTTCGGGCGCGAGTGCTCGGGACTGCAACGTGGTTCGCCGGCTCGGCGGTTCGAGCAGCCGAAACCCGATCGCAGGATGGGGCAGCTCATCGAGATTGCCCACGAGCCGCTGGATGCCGGTATCGACCAGTTCCTCCGGCACGCCGGTCGGACCGGTCCGGGCGTAGACGAGCCCCGGGATGTCGTCGAGCAGCCCGGCGTCCCGCGCGCGCAGGAAGCTGGCGCGGAGCGGCTCATCGCGGCCACGCAGGGTCAGCAGCCGCTCCAGCAGACTGAGCAAGACGTACTCTTCGCCGGTTACGGCCACATCGGCGCCCCAGGGATCGTGCGCGTCCGCGCTGAACACGTCCCACGGCTCGTAAACCGTCTTCGGGCCGCCAGCGATAATCAACGGCCGGTGCGCCGCATCGATGCGGCCGGCAGCGCGGATCAGCGCGTGGCAAGCCGCAGTATGGATCTGCATGCTGGAGACCAGGAACAGATCCGGCCGGCGCCCGTCGAGGCGCATCTCCGCCGGATGGAAATTCGGGTTCCACTGCTGGAGAACGATGCGCGTCTTCGGGAAGCCGGCCGCGACCAGGGCCGATCCGATCGCCCGCGCGCCGGCCGGCGCCATGCGCGTATCGGCATAGATGAACGGTAACATGCGCGTACGATGATCGAACGCGCACGCCACGACCGAGACCAAATCCTGATGACGGGCCAGCCCCCGCAGCCGGTCGCACACCACCGCCAGCGCACCCGGGGGGAGCAGTTCATCACCACGGGCACGGCGGGGAAGTTCCATGTCTGCCTTTCCGCGGCGCTCCGCGGTCCAACCGCCGTCTGGGCAAAGTGGCCCGCGGAGATCCTGTGACGCACTTCGCAGCCTCGCAGCGCGCATGTCCTCAGGCCGCGCGACCAAGCCCGTTAGGATTCTATGCCCGCCAAGCCCGGTCGTCGACGGCGCAGCGCGGTGCGCTTCGCGCTGGCGGTTGTGCGGCGGCTGATGACCTCGAAGCTTTGTCGCGGAACAGCGAAGGCTGGGCGAGCGCGAACAACACGCGCTCCTGGTGGCGGCACGGGCTACAGTTTGTGCTGCGCCGGCCATGCGGGGAGATCGTGCGTGGAGCCGGGCGGCGGGCAGCGGCGCTGGCCTGGGAGCGGGAGAATCTCGGGCCGCTCGGTGACGCATGCAACGAGCGGCGTTGACCCGCCTGGCTACTTGCAGTCGGCGCGGTCGGCCGCGAATTACAGGGGGGCCTTCTACTTTTCGGCCAGTCTCGCCGACTCGGCCTACTCACGTGATGCCTGGCGCGGACGACCAAGCGGGTGCAGCGCGCTCTCCAGGCCCAACGCCGCCGCTGTGCGGACGCGCCACGCCGACGTGCCGAACGGGGCCCCACGCACTACGCTCTGCCGCACCGCGACCAACTCCGCATCCGTCTCCGGCCGGTTCACGCGCGCCGTCCAGTTCCGCGACAGCGCCACCGGCGACGCCGTAAGCAGCGTACTCCGCTGACGCCG is a genomic window containing:
- a CDS encoding DUF5320 family protein, with the translated sequence MPGGDHTGPLGQGPRTGRAAGYCAGYDMPGYMNPIPGYGFGRGRGGGWGGGGRGWRHRFYTTGLTGWQRGGRGRGWRAFPPYLAPYDMPAPTREQQVSMLQADLQCLEQNAELLRRRIEELNAQQAEQTTP
- a CDS encoding NifB/NifX family molybdenum-iron cluster-binding protein, which produces MYVAIPVLADRVSPVFDVAQTVVLVELDAAREVRRQTVPLHSQDIARRAAELSQYGVNVLICGAVSRPLEELLCAAGIHVIPQTCGPVEEVLQAFATDRLDERAFLMPGCCGGRRRRWRGAGGCGRVGRAPGGRRNRSSEGRGQDRGGR
- the tsaA gene encoding tRNA (N6-threonylcarbamoyladenosine(37)-N6)-methyltransferase TrmO, which gives rise to MAEQRDAAGGLTLHAIGVIHSPHVRPEQTPIQPVFAEGVQGWAELLPEYAAGLEDLEGFSHLWLVYWFHQAGPARLTVQPFLQDATHGVFATRAPTRPNPIGLSLVRLVRRADCVLHIEDVDILDGTPLLDIKPYVPRFDYRADARTGWLEAVDDQTARVRGRSQLPAE
- a CDS encoding sigma 54-interacting transcriptional regulator, giving the protein MPAAKKRMKSATRANTYQVILDSIADGVFTVDLDWRITSFNAAAERITGVTRAEALGRHCCDVFRASICETECALKGTHRTGRQVVNKAVYILRADGERIPISVSTAVLKDERGRVIGGVETFRDLSQVEELRKELEGRYTFADLVGRSAAMQRLFELLPQVADSVSTVLIEGESGTGKELVARAIHNLSPRSQRRFVALNCGALPDTLLESELFGYKAGAFTDAKRDKPGRLAVADRGTLFLDEIGDVSPAMQTRLLRVLQERVYEPLGSVEPVQVDVRVVAATHRDLDELVRGGKFRDDLYYRLNVVRLRLPPLRERREDIPLLIERFITRFNRVQNKDIVGVSDAALAILMAHDYPGNVRELENIIEHAFVLCRGGLIEPQCLPAALQVAVGKVPRRLKTALTLAELEAIHIHDALQRHDGNRAAAARELGINASTLFRKLQKLGVQDSAGPGPRSRRARGG
- a CDS encoding HAMP domain-containing histidine kinase produces the protein MITPRIPGTGLRRSIVRAVVEQVGARIGVVRRAGAGSSFTVKLPASRGATDQPVVRDTRATQVVLETPTDAAIGVDGERLAQWNRPLGKPLFESSQHSPSPSGRFRVVRARTFA
- a CDS encoding radical SAM protein, with the translated sequence MELPRRARGDELLPPGALAVVCDRLRGLARHQDLVSVVACAFDHRTRMLPFIYADTRMAPAGARAIGSALVAAGFPKTRIVLQQWNPNFHPAEMRLDGRRPDLFLVSSMQIHTAACHALIRAAGRIDAAHRPLIIAGGPKTVYEPWDVFSADAHDPWGADVAVTGEEYVLLSLLERLLTLRGRDEPLRASFLRARDAGLLDDIPGLVYARTGPTGVPEELVDTGIQRLVGNLDELPHPAIGFRLLEPPSRRTTLQSRALAPEQVRRHSPIASLVLTFGCKFNCPYCPIPAYNQRQHRVKSGARVADEFARLHREYGLRYFFGADDNFFNHKQRTLDIVETLARTEIDGVPIRKKLRWGTEVTVHDTLQLRDHLPTVRTAGVRALWLGVEDMTATLVNKGQSVDKTTEAFRLLRRHGICPMPMMMHHDQQPLFTRRGEYGLLNQARLLRKAGAISLQVLMMTPATGSRFYEGAYRAGRVYASAGGRPVEPYMLDANYVVASEHRQPWRKQLNIMAVYLYFYNPLRFLLAVVRPKSKLYFADAFVQLIGMWGLSRTVRRTLGWAMRLLRGDIRRQVTAPASAVPMRAVDGRPADHALPLLAVESELRPEDAALQRTRPRLGDRAGPAVTSAVDAVVPPVLTLPLRVDPTT